The sequence TAGGAGCCGAATATCTACCGGTTCCAGAGCCGGCACTGGTTAATGCATTTGATAGGGCAAATTTGACGGTAACAAAAGCTCGCGATATGCAAGATGAGATAATGTCATTTTTTGAAACTATTTTTGAGTTTAATCCAAAGCTTTTGGGCGGTAAGATGCCCGACAAGAGTTTGTTTCTATAATTAAAGATAAATTTATAAAAAAGGATAATGTCATGTTAAAACATATTTTGTGTTTATTATTTGTTTCTCTAAATATTTCGTTTGCTATGACAAACGAACAGATTGATGAATTTATATCAAAAAATAGCGTAGATATTCAGACTTTAAATGGAGTCCCAAATAAAGTTTACGCCAGTAATCCACCGTTACTATTTTTGCTATATGCCGTTGCCCCCGAGAAAGTCAGCGGTATAAATTCTAGTTTCGGCAAAAGAGAAAAGCCGTACCTAAAGGAGAGCATGATTAATCAGCCGGTAGTAGGAGGATTTTTCGGACAAGGCAAAATTCCAAATATGGAAATGCTTTTAAAGCTAGATCCTGATTTGATACTGGTAAATTCTGATTCTAAAAATACTCAAAAGAAATTCAAAGAAACCCTGGGTGAAATAAAAAAACCTATGCTGTACTTAAAAGGCTATGAATTAGAAGACTATATCGACTCTCTTGAAGTTTTGGGCAAAATTTTAGATAAGCAAGATAGAGCAAAAAAGCTAATAGAGTATTCTAAAAAAACCATGGATATTTCAAAAGAGCTTAATGAATATATAGCAAAAAACTCGGTTGTTAAGCCTAAAATATACTATGCCGAAGATCCCGACGGACTAGCTACCGAATGCGAGGGCTCATGGCACACTAGGCTTATAGAGCTAAGCGGTGCCGAAAATGTGCATAAATGCAGCGGAAACCCGGATGCTACGGCTTATGGGCACATCAAA is a genomic window of Campylobacter concisus containing:
- a CDS encoding ABC transporter substrate-binding protein is translated as MLKHILCLLFVSLNISFAMTNEQIDEFISKNSVDIQTLNGVPNKVYASNPPLLFLLYAVAPEKVSGINSSFGKREKPYLKESMINQPVVGGFFGQGKIPNMEMLLKLDPDLILVNSDSKNTQKKFKETLGEIKKPMLYLKGYELEDYIDSLEVLGKILDKQDRAKKLIEYSKKTMDISKELNEYIAKNSVVKPKIYYAEDPDGLATECEGSWHTRLIELSGAENVHKCSGNPDATAYGHIKISFEQIAEYDPDIILIFEKSFYDKIYDDPKWQILKAVKNKRAYYLPREPFSWFDRPPSFMRFIGLKWLINLTHPDVFKFNMNKEVKDFYKLFLEVDVSDNQVKELIGE